A window from Bordetella petrii encodes these proteins:
- a CDS encoding efflux RND transporter permease subunit → MIARLMALSVRARWAVLFLFLAIGALGVWQLTKLPIDAVPDITNNQVQINTVDPRLSPVEIEKLVTYPVEISLAGIPGLESTRSISRNGFSQVTAIFTDKTDLYFARQQVGERLIKAQESLPDGVQPQIGPVTTGLGEVLLYTVGYTYPDGEGAQKVAGEPGWQPDGSYLTPEGDRMVDEVAKAGYLRTVQDWIVAPQLKALPGVAGVDSIGGYAKTFVVEPNPTKLASYGISYSELGEALERANIAVGANYYNRGGEAYLVRVDARVGSVDEIRNAVAATRGGVPITVGQIADVKIGGDLRTGAGSMNGEEAVIGTVLMLIGENSRVVAEDVSAKLDQIATSLPPGIQVKTVLDRAKLVNATVSTVERNLTEGAILVAASLFLLLGNWRAALIAVLVIPFSFLMMAMGMNAFKVPGNLMSLGALDFGLIVDGSVIIIENCLARLAHRQQHEGRLLFLRERLEETMRAAQEMIKPTVFGQVIILLTFAPLLMFTGVEGKTFSPMAITIMLALVAAFILAITLVPALVAILIRGRVAEKEVWLIAKSKERYLPFLDKAIARPWPFIFAGLVFFLAAIPAFGLLGSEFIPKLDEKNLAVASTRVPSVSLEQSLAMQLKVEDAIKKLPEVELMFSKTGTAEVATDPMPPNVSDGFVILKPQEEWPDGVTTKAQVIERVEKAAGTQLGNLYEVSQPIELRFNELIAGVRGDVAIKLYGDDLEKMQQTANEMVRVLQDIPGAGSVKADQVGGAPTLDVKLNRAEIARYGLTVQDVADTIAAALGGRPSGLLYEGDRRFDITVRVPEATRMNLDAIRALPILLPEMEGQLRRQVPLARVAQIRLTEGLNEIRRENGKRRVVVQVNLDGRDAGSFVEEAQAKIAQVQLPAGYYLEWGGQFESLQAASQRLSIVVPICFLAIFVLLFMALGGFGRALSVFLAVPLGLAGGVFTLAMTGINFSVSAAVGFICLAGVAVLNGLVVMTAIRAHTEAGLPLSEAIREGMKEKMRAVVMTGFVPAIGFVPMALALGTGAEVQKPLATTVIGGLIAATILTLLVLPAIAKVVLEPKEKRKSDIPEGALKSETPIEGDIQ, encoded by the coding sequence ATGATTGCACGTCTCATGGCTTTGTCCGTCCGTGCGCGCTGGGCGGTGCTTTTCCTCTTCCTCGCAATTGGAGCCCTTGGAGTCTGGCAGCTCACCAAACTGCCTATTGATGCCGTGCCAGACATTACCAACAATCAGGTACAGATAAACACAGTCGATCCTAGATTGTCGCCAGTGGAGATTGAAAAGCTCGTTACTTATCCGGTCGAAATTTCGCTTGCCGGCATTCCTGGCTTGGAATCCACTCGCTCCATATCACGCAACGGCTTTAGCCAAGTCACTGCGATCTTTACTGACAAAACCGACCTATATTTTGCTCGCCAGCAGGTGGGCGAGCGGCTGATCAAAGCACAGGAAAGTTTGCCAGATGGAGTACAGCCACAGATTGGACCTGTCACCACCGGACTTGGCGAGGTGCTGTTGTATACGGTTGGATATACCTATCCAGACGGAGAAGGAGCGCAGAAGGTCGCGGGTGAGCCCGGCTGGCAGCCAGATGGTAGTTATCTGACTCCTGAAGGCGATCGGATGGTCGATGAGGTCGCCAAAGCTGGGTATCTTCGTACCGTACAAGACTGGATCGTTGCCCCGCAACTCAAGGCGCTTCCGGGCGTTGCTGGTGTTGACTCCATTGGGGGTTATGCGAAGACATTTGTTGTCGAACCCAACCCTACAAAGCTCGCGAGCTATGGCATTTCCTACAGCGAATTGGGTGAAGCGCTGGAACGGGCGAATATCGCAGTAGGTGCCAACTACTATAACCGTGGTGGTGAGGCGTATCTTGTGCGGGTCGATGCGCGTGTCGGCTCGGTCGATGAAATTCGCAATGCCGTTGCTGCTACGCGTGGGGGAGTGCCTATCACTGTCGGTCAAATCGCCGACGTAAAGATCGGTGGAGATCTGCGTACTGGCGCGGGAAGTATGAATGGCGAAGAAGCCGTCATTGGTACAGTCCTTATGCTCATCGGTGAGAACAGTCGAGTCGTAGCAGAGGATGTATCCGCCAAACTCGACCAAATTGCGACCAGTTTGCCGCCAGGCATTCAGGTAAAAACGGTGTTGGACAGAGCAAAATTGGTAAATGCGACTGTCTCCACTGTCGAGCGTAACTTGACTGAAGGAGCGATACTCGTCGCAGCCTCCTTATTTCTGTTGCTCGGCAATTGGCGCGCAGCGCTGATCGCGGTACTCGTAATTCCGTTCTCGTTTCTGATGATGGCAATGGGGATGAACGCTTTTAAAGTTCCGGGCAACCTCATGAGTCTCGGTGCGCTCGACTTTGGCCTTATTGTCGACGGCTCAGTCATAATCATTGAAAATTGCTTAGCCCGACTCGCCCATCGACAACAGCATGAAGGCAGGTTGCTGTTCCTTCGAGAGCGCCTGGAAGAGACAATGCGTGCCGCACAGGAAATGATTAAGCCGACTGTATTTGGTCAGGTGATCATTCTCCTTACTTTTGCCCCGCTCCTTATGTTCACAGGGGTCGAAGGCAAGACATTCTCGCCCATGGCGATCACCATCATGCTGGCCCTGGTCGCGGCATTCATTCTGGCGATCACGCTTGTTCCGGCGCTTGTTGCAATTCTGATTCGTGGTCGGGTTGCAGAAAAGGAAGTCTGGCTTATTGCAAAGTCGAAAGAGCGATACTTACCTTTTCTCGACAAGGCGATCGCACGGCCATGGCCATTCATCTTTGCGGGACTGGTCTTCTTTCTCGCCGCAATTCCAGCGTTCGGGCTGCTCGGATCAGAGTTCATACCGAAGCTGGACGAGAAAAATCTGGCGGTGGCTTCAACTCGGGTTCCTTCTGTCAGCTTAGAACAGTCGCTCGCGATGCAACTCAAGGTCGAGGATGCGATTAAAAAACTGCCGGAGGTCGAGTTGATGTTTTCCAAGACCGGGACTGCAGAGGTCGCCACAGACCCTATGCCGCCGAACGTGTCCGATGGATTCGTCATTCTCAAGCCGCAAGAAGAATGGCCGGACGGCGTGACTACCAAAGCGCAGGTTATTGAGCGCGTTGAGAAAGCTGCAGGTACTCAACTCGGCAATCTGTACGAGGTAAGTCAACCCATCGAGCTGCGCTTCAATGAATTGATTGCAGGTGTACGCGGCGATGTCGCCATCAAGCTTTATGGCGATGATCTCGAGAAAATGCAGCAAACTGCGAACGAAATGGTCCGCGTACTCCAGGACATCCCCGGGGCGGGCAGTGTCAAGGCCGACCAAGTGGGTGGGGCGCCAACACTCGATGTAAAACTAAACCGCGCAGAGATTGCACGCTATGGGCTTACCGTCCAAGACGTTGCAGACACTATTGCCGCGGCACTGGGAGGACGTCCATCGGGGCTTCTATACGAGGGAGATCGGCGATTCGACATCACTGTCCGTGTGCCCGAAGCAACCCGCATGAACCTTGATGCCATTCGAGCACTGCCCATACTACTACCCGAGATGGAAGGACAGTTGCGGCGTCAAGTTCCGCTTGCCCGAGTCGCGCAAATTCGATTAACGGAGGGACTAAACGAAATTAGGCGCGAGAATGGTAAACGGCGTGTAGTGGTGCAAGTCAACCTGGATGGTCGCGATGCCGGCTCCTTCGTAGAAGAGGCGCAAGCAAAGATTGCTCAAGTGCAACTTCCGGCTGGCTACTATCTGGAATGGGGTGGTCAGTTTGAAAGCCTGCAGGCAGCATCACAACGGCTTTCGATTGTCGTGCCGATATGCTTTCTTGCGATATTCGTGCTTCTGTTTATGGCATTAGGTGGATTCGGACGCGCACTTTCTGTGTTCCTCGCCGTTCCGTTAGGCCTCGCAGGAGGGGTCTTCACGTTGGCTATGACAGGGATAAATTTCTCGGTTTCGGCCGCAGTCGGTTTCATCTGCCTGGCGGGGGTAGCGGTGTTGAATGGTTTGGTGGTCATGACCGCAATCCGTGCACATACCGAAGCAGGCTTGCCACTGTCCGAAGCCATCCGGGAAGGGATGAAGGAAAAGATGAGGGCAGTTGTGATGACCGGCTTTGTGCCCGCCATTGGTTTTGTGCCAATGGCACTAGCGCTGGGTACAGGCGCAGAAGTGCAAAAGCCACTCGCGACGACGGTCATTGGAGGATTGATCGCGGCAACGATATTAACGCTGCTAGTCCTGCCTGCGATTGCTAAGGTAGTGCTGGAGCCGAAGGAGAAACGGAAGAGCGATATCCCTGAAGGAGCGCTCAAGAGTGAAACTCCCATTGAAGGAGACATACAGTGA
- a CDS encoding DUF190 domain-containing protein: MTEQTMKLLRIYTDESAYVGDRRVFEYVATAARDSGLAGVTVLEALLGFGHAAQLHRKHVLENDRAVVIEIVDSDIKLRAFAISLEQVTDIGLMTLEAVEVVGGKSRQRLP; this comes from the coding sequence GTGACCGAACAAACAATGAAACTTCTACGCATCTATACCGATGAGTCTGCATACGTCGGTGACCGTCGCGTATTCGAGTATGTAGCAACTGCCGCCCGCGACAGCGGCCTGGCAGGGGTGACAGTCTTGGAAGCGCTATTGGGATTTGGCCATGCGGCACAGCTCCATCGTAAACATGTTCTAGAAAACGATCGCGCAGTCGTCATTGAAATAGTGGATAGTGACATCAAACTTCGGGCCTTTGCGATATCGCTCGAACAAGTGACCGATATTGGTCTTATGACGCTTGAGGCTGTTGAGGTGGTTGGGGGAAAATCGCGACAACGGCTTCCATAA